One Cryobacterium roopkundense genomic region harbors:
- a CDS encoding CaiB/BaiF CoA transferase family protein, with the protein MTDVAPLAGVRVLELGNFIAAPTAGRMLADFGAEVIKVERPGTGDELRNWRLHAGDTSMLFRTINRNKKSIVLDLKTDLGRRTVLELVARCDVVLENFRPGTLEKWGLGPEQLNAVNPDLILTRVSAFGQTGPLSQRPGFAAVAEAMGGFRDLVGDPDRPPVRVGVSIGDSIAGLYAAFGSVMALFQREVRRGATDAALALHERVIDVALNESMLSMMESLVPDYSAYGVARERVGGRMDGIAPTNAYLCGDGASIVIAGNADAIYQRYMHVIGRDDLGGDPGLQTNAARWQRRDELDAAIGEWTLGLSAASALEVLEEAGVPSGPIYTAADICADSQYEARNMIQRFDVSDGSQVLSGVGFPGIVPVIGERSLSIRSLGPDLGEHTREVLASVLGKTDTEIDLIMTELEP; encoded by the coding sequence ATGACTGATGTGGCCCCGCTCGCCGGAGTGCGTGTGCTCGAGCTCGGCAACTTCATTGCTGCACCCACGGCGGGGCGGATGCTGGCCGATTTCGGTGCCGAGGTGATCAAGGTGGAACGCCCCGGCACCGGCGACGAGCTGCGCAACTGGCGGCTGCACGCCGGTGACACGTCGATGCTTTTTCGCACGATCAACCGCAACAAGAAGTCGATCGTGCTCGACCTGAAGACCGACCTCGGCCGCCGTACGGTGCTCGAACTCGTGGCGCGCTGCGACGTGGTGCTGGAGAACTTTCGACCCGGCACGCTCGAGAAATGGGGGCTCGGGCCCGAGCAGCTGAACGCGGTGAACCCCGACCTCATTCTCACGCGGGTGTCGGCATTCGGGCAGACCGGGCCGCTGTCCCAGCGCCCCGGATTCGCCGCCGTCGCCGAGGCGATGGGCGGCTTTCGCGACCTGGTGGGCGACCCTGACCGGCCGCCCGTGCGGGTGGGCGTGTCGATCGGCGACTCGATCGCCGGGCTCTACGCGGCCTTCGGCTCGGTGATGGCCCTGTTCCAGCGCGAGGTGCGCCGAGGCGCAACGGATGCCGCGCTCGCGTTGCACGAGCGCGTCATCGACGTTGCGCTCAACGAATCGATGCTGTCGATGATGGAGTCGCTCGTTCCGGACTACTCGGCATACGGGGTGGCGCGGGAGCGCGTGGGCGGGCGGATGGACGGAATCGCCCCCACCAACGCGTACCTGTGCGGCGACGGCGCGAGCATCGTGATTGCCGGCAACGCGGATGCCATCTACCAGCGGTACATGCACGTGATCGGGCGCGACGACCTCGGGGGCGACCCAGGCCTGCAGACCAACGCGGCCCGTTGGCAGCGGCGGGACGAACTTGACGCGGCGATCGGGGAGTGGACGCTGGGGCTCTCCGCCGCTTCTGCGTTGGAGGTGCTGGAGGAGGCGGGGGTGCCGTCTGGTCCGATTTACACAGCCGCGGATATCTGCGCGGACTCGCAGTACGAGGCGCGCAACATGATCCAGCGCTTCGATGTTTCGGACGGTTCGCAGGTGCTGTCGGGGGTCGGGTTTCCTGGGATCGTGCCGGTGATCGGGGAACGCTCGCTGAGCATCCGCTCGCTGGGCCCGGACCTGGGGGAGCACACGCGTGAGGTGCTCGCCTCCGTGCTGGGCAAGACCGACACCGAGATCGACCTGATCATGACCGAGTTGGAGCCCTGA
- a CDS encoding ABC transporter ATP-binding protein — protein sequence MTMTSPETAHAPAIQLDGCTKEFVTPQGGSYFAVKGIDLTVMPGKFVSIVGPTGCGKSTVLNMAAGLMAPSEGEALSFGAPVVGVNRRASYMFQQDALLPWKTVLDNVSLGLIMRGVGKKEAAAEARRWLAKVGLSNFEDRYPHQLSGGMRKRTSIAQAWIVNPDILLMDEPFSALDVQTRQIMENELLDIWQESGKAVIFITHDLDEAIALSDEVVLLSAGPASQVVARYDITLPRPRNLLEIRDDPQFVELHREIWGRLRDEVAKTYAAKAA from the coding sequence ATGACGATGACGTCACCAGAAACAGCGCACGCCCCGGCGATCCAGCTCGACGGCTGCACCAAGGAATTCGTGACGCCACAGGGCGGCTCGTATTTCGCGGTGAAGGGCATTGACCTCACCGTGATGCCGGGCAAGTTCGTGTCGATCGTGGGCCCCACCGGCTGCGGCAAATCCACGGTGCTCAACATGGCCGCTGGGCTGATGGCGCCGAGCGAGGGCGAGGCGCTCAGCTTCGGCGCCCCGGTCGTGGGGGTGAACCGCCGCGCCTCCTACATGTTTCAGCAAGACGCCCTGCTGCCGTGGAAGACAGTGCTCGACAACGTGTCGCTCGGCCTGATCATGCGCGGAGTAGGCAAGAAGGAGGCCGCCGCCGAGGCGCGCCGCTGGCTCGCCAAGGTGGGACTGTCCAACTTCGAAGACCGCTACCCGCACCAGCTCAGCGGCGGCATGCGCAAGCGCACCTCTATCGCGCAGGCCTGGATCGTGAACCCCGACATCCTGCTCATGGACGAACCCTTCTCCGCGCTCGACGTGCAGACCCGGCAGATCATGGAGAACGAGCTGCTCGACATCTGGCAGGAATCGGGCAAGGCCGTGATCTTCATCACCCACGACCTCGACGAAGCCATCGCCCTCAGCGACGAGGTCGTGCTGCTCAGCGCCGGCCCCGCCAGCCAGGTGGTGGCCCGCTACGACATCACCCTGCCGCGCCCCCGCAACCTGCTGGAGATTCGCGACGACCCACAGTTCGTGGAGCTGCATCGCGAGATCTGGGGCAGGCTGCGCGACGAAGTGGCCAAGACCTACGCGGCGAAGGCGGCCTGA
- a CDS encoding alpha/beta fold hydrolase — protein MESTSRSLEVPTYLMVHGIGASHRYYRRIQKSLAVTGHAYSIDLPGFGGTRRPERPLAVEEYGALLGRLLDQLEIPRAVVVGHSMGAQFVTDLARQRPAAVSSLILIGPVTDPRRATAVQQAMGLTRDVVKEPPSGNLIAFRDYLECGSRWFSTELDVMLKYRTDLALRDVRSPTLVIRGANDPVSGSAWCATLAAAAPDGYFLEVIGHRHLVHHSAAAKTAACIEGHAERYRPVAHPAL, from the coding sequence GTGGAAAGCACATCCCGTTCTCTGGAGGTGCCGACCTACCTCATGGTTCACGGCATCGGGGCGTCACACCGCTACTACCGCCGCATTCAGAAGAGCCTGGCCGTCACCGGGCATGCGTACTCGATCGACCTGCCAGGGTTCGGCGGCACTCGCCGGCCCGAGCGGCCTCTCGCCGTCGAAGAATACGGCGCGCTGCTAGGCCGGCTTCTTGATCAGCTTGAAATACCGCGTGCGGTCGTGGTCGGCCATTCGATGGGCGCTCAATTCGTCACGGACTTGGCCCGACAGCGCCCGGCGGCCGTCTCCAGCCTGATTCTTATCGGTCCCGTCACCGATCCTCGGCGGGCGACGGCCGTGCAACAGGCGATGGGTCTGACCCGGGATGTAGTCAAGGAACCTCCCTCAGGCAATCTGATCGCCTTCCGCGACTATCTCGAGTGCGGCTCCCGCTGGTTCTCAACCGAGCTCGACGTGATGCTCAAGTACCGCACCGACCTGGCCCTCCGCGACGTACGCTCCCCCACCCTGGTGATCCGAGGTGCCAACGATCCCGTCTCGGGCAGCGCCTGGTGTGCGACGCTGGCTGCCGCCGCGCCGGACGGGTATTTCTTGGAAGTCATAGGACACCGCCATCTGGTACACCACAGCGCTGCCGCGAAGACTGCCGCGTGTATAGAAGGGCACGCCGAACGCTATCGCCCGGTCGCGCATCCTGCCCTATGA
- a CDS encoding ABC transporter permease: MTTTTEGADAAPAASAPHTPRTGPARARTETPAALMRVYQLLLTAVVLGAWEILGRVGVIDTFFFSLPSAIGVAVWEWITTGFIFPHLWITLQEALYAFLIGTALGLVLGFWLARVRFLERLFEPFVQMFNALPRVVLAPIFLLWFGLGIESKVAFGVTLVFFIVFFNVLQGVKSVDKVLLDNARMLGATERHLIQHVVLPSALTWIFSSLHISVGFAIVGAVVGEYLGAAAGVGYVIAQAQGVFDTEGVFAGMFILMIVVLFVDLGVNRLERYLLRWRPVPGA; the protein is encoded by the coding sequence ATGACCACCACAACCGAGGGAGCGGATGCCGCACCCGCCGCATCCGCTCCCCACACGCCCCGCACCGGGCCGGCACGCGCCCGCACCGAAACCCCCGCCGCGCTGATGCGCGTGTACCAGCTGCTGCTCACCGCGGTGGTGCTCGGCGCGTGGGAGATCCTCGGCCGCGTCGGCGTGATTGACACGTTCTTCTTCTCGCTGCCGAGCGCCATCGGCGTGGCCGTGTGGGAGTGGATCACGACAGGGTTCATCTTCCCCCACCTGTGGATCACCCTGCAGGAGGCGCTCTACGCCTTCCTCATCGGCACCGCACTCGGCCTTGTGCTCGGCTTCTGGCTCGCCAGGGTGCGCTTTCTCGAGCGGCTCTTCGAACCGTTCGTGCAGATGTTCAATGCCCTGCCCCGCGTGGTGCTCGCGCCCATCTTCCTGCTCTGGTTCGGACTCGGCATCGAGTCGAAGGTGGCCTTCGGCGTCACCCTGGTGTTCTTCATCGTGTTCTTCAACGTGCTGCAGGGCGTGAAGAGCGTCGACAAGGTGCTGCTCGACAACGCCCGCATGCTCGGCGCCACCGAACGCCACCTCATCCAGCACGTCGTGCTGCCGAGCGCTCTCACCTGGATCTTCTCGAGCCTGCACATCAGCGTGGGCTTCGCCATTGTGGGCGCCGTCGTGGGCGAATACCTCGGCGCCGCCGCCGGCGTGGGCTACGTCATCGCGCAGGCCCAGGGCGTGTTCGACACCGAGGGCGTGTTCGCGGGCATGTTCATTCTGATGATCGTCGTGCTCTTCGTCGACCTCGGCGTGAACCGGCTCGAACGCTACCTGCTGCGCTGGCGTCCGGTTCCCGGCGCGTAA
- a CDS encoding hydroxymethylglutaryl-CoA lyase, which yields MFTLEPRAVLRDVTLRDGLQLTGGMLSTERKVATIRSLLALGVESLEIGSMARPDLVPPMANTLEVLAELTPEELGRCWVWVATPRHVERAAAAGARNFQYCFSATDAHNQANIGRTTEASLAAMPAAVEISRSVGGQIQLCIATSFTCPFDGQVAPARVLKIAQDERALGASHVVICDTLGQAVPAQVSSLISRVRLETPAREIVFHGHDTWGLGVANTLSAIAAGATVVDGALGGLGGCPFAPGASGNTASEDILFATRPPWLTPAVFGSLVSLTEGLLLELDEPNRSKSAQGARSPAKAFDWVM from the coding sequence ATGTTCACCCTCGAACCCCGCGCCGTGCTGCGCGACGTCACCCTGCGCGACGGCCTGCAGCTCACCGGCGGCATGCTCTCGACCGAGCGCAAGGTGGCCACGATCCGCTCGCTGCTCGCGCTCGGCGTGGAGTCGCTCGAGATCGGGTCGATGGCGCGCCCCGACCTCGTGCCGCCGATGGCCAACACCCTCGAGGTGCTCGCCGAGCTCACTCCCGAGGAGCTCGGGCGGTGCTGGGTGTGGGTGGCCACGCCGCGGCACGTGGAGCGCGCCGCCGCCGCGGGCGCCCGCAACTTTCAGTACTGCTTCTCGGCAACGGATGCCCACAACCAGGCCAATATCGGACGCACCACCGAGGCGAGCCTCGCCGCCATGCCCGCGGCCGTGGAGATTTCCCGCTCGGTCGGCGGGCAGATCCAGCTGTGCATCGCGACGTCGTTCACCTGCCCGTTCGACGGGCAGGTCGCGCCGGCGCGGGTGCTGAAGATCGCGCAAGACGAGCGCGCGCTCGGCGCCTCGCACGTGGTGATCTGCGACACCCTCGGGCAGGCGGTGCCCGCGCAGGTGTCGTCGCTCATCTCGCGGGTGCGCCTCGAGACGCCCGCCCGCGAGATCGTCTTCCACGGGCACGACACCTGGGGACTCGGCGTGGCGAACACCCTCTCGGCCATCGCGGCCGGCGCCACCGTGGTGGACGGCGCGCTGGGCGGTCTGGGCGGATGCCCCTTCGCGCCGGGGGCCAGCGGCAACACCGCGAGTGAGGACATCCTCTTCGCCACGCGCCCGCCGTGGCTCACGCCGGCCGTCTTCGGGTCGCTCGTGAGCCTCACGGAGGGATTGCTTCTTGAGCTCGACGAACCGAACCGCTCGAAGTCCGCCCAGGGAGCCCGCTCGCCCGCGAAGGCCTTCGACTGGGTGATGTAG
- a CDS encoding DUF3253 domain-containing protein — protein sequence MAHRQRTPLDPDLYRGRANKVCVSCGRHIEWRAKLATNWDAVKYCSAACRGHGVDATDLRLEATIANLLSARAHDATICPSDAAKAVGGEGWRELMEPARRAARRMVARGELQITQGGVVVDPSRAKGPIRLRRPR from the coding sequence ATGGCACACCGTCAACGCACACCTTTAGATCCTGACCTCTATCGGGGCCGGGCGAATAAGGTGTGCGTATCGTGCGGGCGGCACATCGAGTGGCGCGCGAAGTTGGCGACGAACTGGGATGCAGTGAAGTACTGCTCCGCCGCATGCCGCGGACATGGCGTCGATGCGACGGACCTCCGGCTCGAAGCTACCATCGCAAACCTTCTCAGCGCGCGGGCCCACGATGCTACGATCTGCCCGTCTGATGCTGCGAAAGCGGTTGGTGGCGAGGGATGGCGAGAACTCATGGAGCCGGCCCGGCGAGCAGCACGCCGAATGGTCGCCCGCGGAGAGCTGCAGATCACACAGGGCGGGGTCGTGGTCGATCCATCGCGGGCGAAGGGCCCGATTCGGTTGCGGCGGCCGCGGTAG
- a CDS encoding esterase/lipase family protein yields the protein MTGRLRPVRWWLLDYVYAVTGHIRAIFSHAQPSDFRSGDGAPIVIIPGVYESWQFMRPLIEILHDNGHPVHVLPALGQNRRSLAEAAMTVAAYLEREDVNGVVIVAHSKGGLIGKLLMTNDVSGRRVIGMTAISAPFAGSRYARYSVVPSIRAFAPANAALYSLSRDHRVNHRIVSVYGVFDPHIPEGSELVGARNIQLSVGGHFRILADPRTVRVVLDTVADAATPTA from the coding sequence ATGACGGGCCGTCTGCGCCCGGTCAGGTGGTGGTTGCTGGACTATGTCTACGCGGTGACAGGGCACATTCGTGCCATATTCTCCCACGCTCAGCCATCGGACTTCCGCTCCGGCGACGGCGCACCGATCGTGATTATTCCTGGAGTGTACGAATCCTGGCAGTTCATGCGGCCGCTGATCGAGATCCTGCACGACAACGGGCATCCTGTGCACGTTCTGCCGGCGCTGGGCCAAAACCGGCGTTCCCTGGCCGAGGCAGCCATGACCGTGGCCGCGTACCTTGAGCGAGAAGATGTGAACGGCGTGGTCATCGTTGCGCACAGCAAGGGCGGCCTCATCGGCAAACTCCTCATGACGAATGATGTATCGGGCCGCCGGGTGATCGGGATGACCGCGATCAGTGCGCCGTTCGCCGGCTCCCGCTATGCGCGCTACTCGGTCGTGCCGAGCATCCGTGCCTTTGCCCCCGCCAACGCGGCCCTCTACTCTCTCAGCCGTGACCACCGGGTCAACCACCGGATCGTGTCCGTCTACGGAGTGTTTGATCCGCATATTCCCGAGGGCAGCGAACTTGTCGGCGCCCGCAATATCCAGCTCAGCGTTGGCGGGCATTTCCGCATACTCGCCGACCCGAGAACCGTGAGGGTTGTTCTCGACACTGTGGCGGACGCCGCGACGCCGACTGCCTGA
- a CDS encoding ABC transporter substrate-binding protein: protein MLLPKKLTLAAAALLTATLFAGCASTSETGGADAAATPQVTIGIGGQTLLTYLPTTLAEQLGYYEEEGLDVDLQDLQGGSKALTALLGGSVNVVSGYYEHTIQMQAKNQSITSFVQMGKSPAIALVVAPGSTEEITSLEDLMGKSVGVTAPGSSTHTMLRFLLEEAGLNPDGVSVVAMGAGSSAVAAMESGGVVAGVMLEPDVSVLAERTGAETVSLADLRSPEGVEEHYDTDMWPSSSFYSESDWLAENPETAQKLANVLTKTLAYIAEHSGAEIAAEMPETFSGGDLERYAALIEELKPQLTEDGRNSEAGAEAVLDTQRIANPEVGDAEIDLKATYTNEFVGGN, encoded by the coding sequence GTGTTATTACCTAAGAAGCTCACCCTGGCCGCAGCAGCGTTGCTCACGGCCACCCTGTTCGCCGGCTGCGCGAGCACCTCCGAAACCGGCGGAGCGGATGCCGCGGCCACCCCCCAGGTGACCATCGGTATCGGCGGCCAGACCCTGCTGACCTACCTGCCCACCACCCTCGCCGAACAGCTCGGCTACTACGAGGAGGAAGGGCTCGACGTTGACCTGCAAGACCTGCAGGGCGGCTCGAAGGCCCTCACCGCGCTGCTCGGCGGCAGCGTGAACGTGGTGAGCGGGTACTACGAGCACACCATCCAGATGCAGGCGAAAAACCAGAGCATCACCTCGTTCGTGCAGATGGGCAAGTCCCCGGCCATCGCGCTCGTCGTGGCACCGGGCTCGACGGAGGAGATCACCTCCCTCGAAGACCTGATGGGCAAGAGCGTCGGCGTGACCGCGCCGGGCTCCTCTACCCACACCATGCTGAGGTTCCTGCTCGAAGAGGCCGGCCTCAACCCCGACGGCGTGAGCGTCGTGGCGATGGGGGCCGGGTCATCCGCTGTGGCCGCCATGGAATCCGGCGGAGTCGTGGCCGGCGTGATGCTCGAACCCGACGTGTCGGTGCTTGCCGAACGCACCGGCGCCGAGACCGTGAGCCTCGCCGACCTGCGCTCGCCGGAGGGCGTGGAGGAGCACTACGACACCGACATGTGGCCGTCGTCGTCGTTCTACTCCGAGAGCGACTGGCTCGCCGAGAACCCCGAGACCGCGCAGAAGCTCGCGAACGTGCTCACCAAGACCCTTGCGTACATCGCCGAGCACTCCGGCGCCGAGATCGCGGCCGAGATGCCGGAGACCTTCAGCGGCGGAGACCTCGAGCGCTACGCGGCACTCATCGAGGAGCTCAAGCCGCAGCTCACCGAAGACGGACGCAACTCAGAGGCCGGCGCCGAGGCCGTGCTTGACACGCAGCGCATCGCCAATCCCGAGGTGGGTGACGCCGAGATCGACCTTAAGGCCACCTACACGAACGAGTTCGTCGGCGGTAACTAG